A single genomic interval of Pseudorca crassidens isolate mPseCra1 chromosome 19, mPseCra1.hap1, whole genome shotgun sequence harbors:
- the MRPS23 gene encoding small ribosomal subunit protein mS23: protein MAGSRLETVGSIFSRTRDLMRAGVLKEKPLWFDIYNAFPPLREPVFRRPHLRYGKAKAHIQDIFYHEDRIRAKFYSTYGSGPKAFDLFNPNFKSTCQRFVEKYIELQELGETDEEKLFVEAGKALLAEGVILRRVGEARTQQDGSHISWKSEPMGVEPQTALEENQSLKEDPQAQHLGAPGEQSTGLSPP from the exons ATGGCGGGGAGCCGCCTGGAAACCGTGGGGAGCATTTTCTCGCG GACGCGGGACCTGATGCGGGCTGGTGTGTTGAAGGAGAAGCCCCTCTGGTTTGACATATATAATGCCTTCCCGCCACTGAGGGAGCCGGTCTTCCGAAGGCCCCACTTGCGATACGGCAAAGCGAAAGCTCACATCCAGGACATTTTCTACCACGAGGATCGGATTAGAGC GAAATTTTATTCAACCTATGGATCTGGTCCAAAAGCTTTTGATCTGTTCAATCCAAACTTCAAGTCTACCTGTCAACG GTTTGTGGAGAAGTACATTGAACTACAGGAACTTGGAGAAACAGATGAAGAGAAGTTATTTGTGGAAGCAGGGAAGGCTTTATTGGCAGAAGGTGTCATTTTAAGACGAGTAGGAGAGGCAAGGACT CAACAGGATGGTAGTCACATTTCCTGGAAATCTGAACCCATGGGTGTCGAGCCCCAGACTGCGTTGGAGGAGAACCAGTCTCTGAAAGAAGATCCACAGGCCCAGCATTTGGGGGCACCTGGAGAGCAGTCGACAGGCCTCTCACCTCCCTGA